A genomic segment from Rickettsiella endosymbiont of Miltochrista miniata encodes:
- the lpxA gene encoding acyl-ACP--UDP-N-acetylglucosamine O-acyltransferase codes for MIDALAIVDPAAKLGPNVSVGPWSYVGPDVEVGPNTIIGSHVVLKGPTRLGAHNKIYSFSSVGDDPQDKKYQGEKTYLEIGDHNVIREYCTINRGTAQDKSLTKIGHHNLFMVGSHIAHDCVIGDHAIFVNNVALAGHVTIGDYAILGAYSAVHQFCHIGDHSFIAASSMVRQNVLPYILVEGGHEARACGLNKEGLRRSGFSDEAISILRCAYKLIFRKNLTVEQALEELKPLELNSPPVRLMAQALKNSERGIIR; via the coding sequence ATGATAGATGCGCTGGCTATTGTTGATCCTGCGGCTAAGTTAGGTCCCAATGTTAGTGTAGGGCCCTGGAGTTATGTTGGACCTGACGTAGAGGTAGGTCCTAATACTATCATTGGATCCCATGTTGTATTGAAAGGGCCCACGCGTTTAGGTGCACATAACAAAATTTATTCTTTTTCATCGGTCGGTGATGATCCGCAAGATAAAAAATATCAAGGAGAAAAAACCTACCTAGAAATAGGTGATCATAATGTTATTCGCGAGTATTGCACGATTAATCGTGGTACTGCGCAAGATAAAAGTTTAACTAAAATTGGTCACCATAATCTTTTCATGGTCGGTTCTCACATTGCGCATGATTGTGTGATTGGTGATCATGCTATTTTTGTTAATAATGTGGCGTTAGCGGGTCATGTGACCATCGGAGATTATGCCATCTTAGGTGCTTATAGCGCGGTGCATCAGTTTTGTCATATTGGTGATCATAGTTTTATAGCAGCATCAAGTATGGTACGGCAAAATGTTTTACCTTATATTTTGGTTGAAGGCGGACATGAAGCCCGCGCTTGTGGTCTTAACAAAGAAGGTCTAAGAAGAAGTGGTTTCAGCGATGAAGCGATTAGTATTTTACGTTGTGCGTATAAACTCATTTTTCGTAAAAATTTAACCGTGGAACAAGCCTTAGAAGAATTAAAACCTTTAGAACTCAATTCTCCTCCGGTAAGACTCATGGCACAAGCACTTAAAAATTCTGAACGTGGCATCATTCGTTAA
- the lpxD gene encoding UDP-3-O-(3-hydroxymyristoyl)glucosamine N-acyltransferase, with protein sequence MQRRHTLQEIADLIDADLKGNPSCSISGIMALQSAQPGQISFLDNKRYLKYLTSTQASAVILRAESLKHAPNNALVVADPYLAFAKVAKLFERVPQVIVEIHPTAVIGRDCHIHPSVSIAPYVVIGANTRLAEGVVIGAACVIGESVVIGAHTRLASHVSVCADTQIGERVIIHNGTVIGSDGFGLAKENNKWVKIPQLGKVQIGHDVEIGANVSIDRGALDDTIIGDGVKLDNQIQVGHNVTIGENTAIAGCTGIAGSTHIGKNCMIGGGVCINGHIEIVDNVYITGMSSVVHSIRHPGIYSSTHSIQPHREWQKNSVRFRQLDQLAKRLRKTEALVNNKSSD encoded by the coding sequence ATGCAGCGTCGACATACATTACAAGAAATTGCCGATTTAATCGATGCGGATTTGAAAGGCAATCCGAGTTGTTCGATCAGCGGAATTATGGCGTTGCAAAGCGCACAGCCGGGGCAAATTTCTTTTTTAGATAATAAACGTTATCTGAAATATCTTACTTCTACGCAAGCTTCAGCGGTTATTCTACGTGCGGAAAGTTTAAAACATGCTCCGAATAATGCCTTAGTCGTTGCTGATCCTTATCTTGCATTTGCTAAAGTAGCTAAATTATTTGAGCGAGTGCCGCAGGTCATAGTCGAAATTCATCCGACCGCCGTTATTGGCAGAGATTGTCATATTCATCCTAGCGTAAGCATAGCCCCCTACGTGGTAATAGGCGCTAACACGCGCTTAGCTGAGGGCGTGGTAATAGGTGCCGCGTGTGTGATCGGTGAAAGTGTTGTTATTGGTGCCCATACGCGTTTAGCTTCGCATGTCAGTGTCTGTGCAGATACACAAATAGGCGAACGAGTGATTATTCACAATGGTACCGTTATTGGTAGTGATGGCTTTGGTTTAGCAAAAGAAAATAATAAATGGGTTAAGATCCCTCAATTAGGGAAAGTGCAAATAGGTCATGATGTAGAAATCGGCGCTAATGTCAGTATCGATCGTGGTGCGCTGGATGATACGATCATCGGTGATGGTGTGAAATTGGATAATCAAATACAGGTAGGTCATAACGTTACGATTGGCGAAAACACAGCTATTGCAGGATGCACAGGTATTGCCGGAAGTACGCATATTGGTAAAAATTGTATGATTGGTGGAGGAGTTTGTATCAATGGGCATATAGAAATTGTGGATAATGTGTATATTACTGGCATGTCGAGTGTCGTACATTCTATCCGACATCCTGGAATTTATTCTTCCACACATTCCATTCAACCACACCGAGAATGGCAAAAAAATAGTGTCAGGTTTCGTCAGTTGGATCAGTTAGCTAAAAGATTGCGAAAAACGGAAGCATTAGTTAATAATAAATCGAGCGATTAA
- the bamA gene encoding outer membrane protein assembly factor BamA has translation MLRLISRVFLVGSLSIIFFLALPAQAFTVNRIEIDGLQGISRDTALSYLPVRTGQSFQSYQSSSVINALYATGFFSNVTLEEQGNTLIIRVVERPTISEVDITGNKEIPKDKLKQIVKKIGLVRGRLFDQATLDRFIAQLRSQYDSMGKYSARVTPTVTPLPNNRVSVRIVISEGLTVEIADISIVGNHVFSERKLRGALPLGTHHFWSFFTNSDQYSQDRLSATLDALQSYYMDRGYLKFKIDSTQASLTPDRKHVYLIIHVTEGSIYKLSGYQFTGNAVVSQTKLHKLLVPLQCGQIFSREKIVAAEQGIKKALGDFGYIFATVNTVPQVDEENKTVFLTFYVDPGNRVYVRHINIAGNLKTQDLVFRRLLRQQEASLISESDMKASIRQLNLSGFLEGEPQLTPIPIAGYTDQVDLDVNINEAHAAQALFSLGYGTNGPVVGASLNQNNVFGTGNQLGLNFNNTRAATIYSISYNNPYYTLDGIQRGYDLFYQRSTPGDLNTTTYNTNTYGGDIHYSIPFDERGDTLQIQGGLQKLQLNLPPTNQQSLEVQKFVTQHGVQFNQFLFTLGWSRNSLDRLIFPKSGIFQTASVQLALPVGGQPLYYYKGNYSGIGYLPFKHNFILQSRLSLGYGNGFASTTGLPFFTNYYAGGIGTDGQVRGYEISSLGPRDTNGYPLGGNVMTVGSLALIVPNPVSDKLRTSIFVDAGNTYSTLGITRVNPPPPIVRGGTGSGPLRYSTGIDVDWRVPVFNVTLSFSIAKAMNPQPGDQTQVFQFNIGTGF, from the coding sequence ATGTTGCGACTTATATCGAGAGTTTTTTTAGTAGGATCGTTATCGATCATTTTTTTCCTCGCTTTGCCCGCGCAAGCTTTTACTGTTAATCGGATCGAGATCGACGGTCTACAGGGCATCAGTCGTGATACAGCACTCAGTTATTTGCCGGTTAGAACCGGTCAATCTTTTCAATCCTATCAATCATCTAGTGTCATCAATGCGCTGTATGCGACCGGATTTTTTAGTAATGTCACCTTAGAAGAGCAAGGTAATACCTTGATTATACGAGTGGTGGAAAGACCAACCATCAGTGAAGTTGATATTACCGGTAATAAAGAAATTCCTAAGGATAAATTAAAACAAATTGTTAAAAAAATTGGTTTAGTTCGCGGCCGCTTATTTGATCAAGCCACTTTAGATCGTTTTATTGCGCAGCTGCGGTCACAGTATGACAGTATGGGTAAATATTCGGCGCGCGTCACACCAACCGTCACGCCATTGCCCAATAACCGAGTATCGGTGCGTATTGTTATTTCTGAAGGTCTCACCGTAGAAATTGCCGATATTTCTATCGTCGGTAATCATGTTTTTAGTGAGAGAAAATTACGTGGTGCCTTACCATTGGGTACGCACCATTTTTGGTCATTTTTTACTAATAGTGATCAATATAGTCAGGATCGATTATCCGCCACGTTAGATGCCTTACAATCCTATTATATGGATCGGGGTTATCTTAAATTTAAAATAGATTCTACGCAGGCGAGCTTAACGCCCGATAGGAAACATGTTTATCTTATTATCCATGTCACTGAAGGATCTATATACAAATTGAGTGGTTATCAATTCACAGGAAATGCCGTAGTTTCGCAAACTAAATTACACAAGCTTTTAGTTCCTTTACAATGTGGTCAGATATTTTCGCGTGAAAAAATTGTAGCAGCAGAGCAGGGTATTAAAAAAGCGCTGGGTGATTTTGGTTATATATTTGCAACGGTAAATACCGTCCCGCAAGTCGATGAGGAAAATAAAACCGTCTTTTTAACCTTCTATGTTGATCCGGGTAATCGTGTGTATGTACGACACATTAATATTGCCGGTAATCTAAAAACTCAAGATTTGGTGTTTCGGCGTCTGTTGCGTCAACAAGAGGCGAGTCTGATTTCAGAATCCGATATGAAGGCGTCGATAAGACAACTTAATCTCAGCGGTTTTCTTGAAGGGGAGCCACAGTTAACGCCAATACCTATTGCTGGGTATACCGATCAAGTGGATCTCGATGTCAATATAAATGAAGCGCATGCAGCGCAGGCTTTATTCAGTTTGGGCTATGGTACCAACGGACCCGTAGTTGGCGCATCCTTAAATCAAAATAATGTTTTCGGAACCGGGAATCAATTAGGTTTGAATTTTAACAATACCCGCGCAGCCACTATTTATAGTATTAGTTATAACAATCCTTATTACACCTTAGATGGTATACAACGCGGATATGATCTGTTCTATCAGCGATCGACACCCGGTGATCTGAATACCACGACCTATAATACGAATACCTATGGTGGCGATATCCATTATAGTATTCCTTTTGATGAACGCGGGGATACTTTACAGATTCAAGGCGGTTTACAAAAACTGCAACTCAATTTGCCACCGACTAATCAACAATCGCTAGAAGTGCAAAAATTTGTCACGCAACATGGTGTACAATTCAACCAGTTTTTATTCACGCTGGGTTGGTCACGCAATAGCTTAGATCGATTGATATTTCCTAAAAGTGGGATTTTTCAAACTGCCAGCGTCCAACTTGCCTTACCGGTTGGCGGTCAACCTTTATACTATTATAAAGGGAATTACTCGGGTATTGGTTATTTGCCTTTCAAGCATAATTTTATTCTGCAAAGTCGTCTAAGCTTAGGTTATGGTAATGGTTTTGCCTCTACGACTGGATTGCCTTTCTTCACCAATTATTACGCGGGTGGTATCGGCACCGATGGTCAGGTGAGAGGCTACGAAATCAGTTCTTTGGGACCTAGAGATACCAATGGTTATCCTCTAGGGGGTAATGTGATGACAGTCGGTAGCTTAGCTTTAATTGTACCCAATCCGGTCTCTGATAAATTAAGAACCAGTATTTTTGTCGATGCAGGTAATACTTATTCCACTCTAGGCATTACTCGAGTGAATCCGCCACCTCCTATTGTTAGGGGCGGGACAGGCTCGGGACCGCTGCGTTATTCCACTGGAATAGATGTGGATTGGCGAGTTCCGGTTTTTAATGTAACATTAAGCTTTAGCATAGCGAAGGCTATGAATCCTCAACCAGGCGATCAAACCCAAGTTTTCCAGTTTAATATTGGAACAGGTTTTTAA
- the ispC gene encoding 1-deoxy-D-xylulose-5-phosphate reductoisomerase, translating into MKSLTILGATGSIGVNTLDVISEHPTLFNVIALTAHYNIDLLFQQCLKFNPTYAVVGSENLSQNLQQRLCAESSKTEVLFGRDALAFVASLDDVDTVMAAIVGAAGLLPTLAAIKAKKQVLLANKEALVMAGPLFIEEAQRAQTTLVPVDSEHNAIFQCLHGQVSPGSTCKSLAKVILTASGGALRHKPLEQLQATTPAQACQHPNWRMGRKISVDSATLMNKGFEVIEAYFLFGLTLSQIEVVLHPQSIVHSLVEYLDGSLLAQLGSPDMRIPISHALAFPERINNSAATLDLLKVARLDFLAIDEKRYPCLSLAYQALRIGGTATTILNAANEIAVQAFLDGKIYFTDIAKLNQDVLEKIHSRPVSNLSIILEDDNLAREIAKEMILKHYSASETKIVRRESVIH; encoded by the coding sequence ATGAAATCTTTAACTATTTTAGGTGCAACGGGGTCGATAGGTGTGAATACCTTGGATGTTATCAGCGAACATCCAACGCTTTTCAATGTGATTGCCTTAACCGCGCACTACAACATTGATTTATTATTTCAACAATGTCTGAAATTTAATCCTACCTATGCAGTGGTTGGCAGTGAAAATTTAAGTCAAAATCTTCAGCAACGTTTGTGTGCAGAGTCTTCAAAAACGGAAGTATTATTTGGTAGGGATGCTTTAGCTTTTGTTGCCAGTCTCGATGACGTGGATACGGTGATGGCCGCCATTGTGGGTGCCGCAGGATTATTACCGACTTTAGCCGCTATTAAGGCCAAGAAGCAAGTACTACTGGCGAACAAAGAAGCTTTAGTGATGGCGGGTCCTCTATTTATAGAAGAAGCGCAACGAGCGCAAACTACGCTAGTACCCGTAGATAGTGAACATAATGCTATTTTTCAGTGTTTACATGGACAAGTTTCGCCAGGTAGCACGTGTAAGAGTCTTGCGAAAGTTATTTTGACTGCGTCAGGCGGCGCTTTGCGACATAAACCATTAGAGCAATTGCAAGCGACTACACCCGCACAGGCCTGTCAACATCCCAATTGGCGTATGGGACGCAAAATTAGCGTTGATTCGGCGACGCTCATGAATAAGGGTTTTGAAGTCATAGAAGCCTATTTTTTGTTTGGCCTTACACTCTCGCAAATTGAAGTGGTGTTACATCCACAGAGTATTGTGCATTCATTAGTAGAATATTTAGATGGATCGCTGTTGGCACAATTAGGCAGCCCTGATATGCGTATTCCTATCTCACATGCCTTGGCTTTTCCAGAACGAATTAATAATTCTGCGGCTACTTTAGACTTATTAAAAGTTGCACGCTTGGATTTTTTAGCGATTGACGAAAAACGCTATCCCTGCTTAAGCTTAGCCTATCAGGCGTTGCGTATCGGTGGGACAGCAACAACCATACTGAATGCTGCGAATGAAATTGCTGTACAAGCATTTTTGGATGGCAAAATCTATTTTACTGATATTGCCAAGCTCAATCAGGATGTATTGGAAAAAATCCATTCACGACCCGTTTCTAATCTCAGTATTATCTTGGAGGATGATAATTTAGCTCGTGAGATTGCTAAAGAGATGATTTTAAAGCATTATAGCGCTTCAGAAACGAAAATAGTGCGAAGAGAATCAGTCATCCATTAA
- a CDS encoding OmpH family outer membrane protein, which translates to MNKVCLVSIVTLMTGLLAVSAQAEEVKLAVVDMQVVLQKAPQIAKINDALTRQFKGRQDSIVKEQNQLRKEAENLQKNAAVMKAADRSALENKLMTDENKVKSMVASFQSDLSKQQSESLHSFSQQLDSVVSKVAAQSGYDLVIQKGSTLYAKNNLDITQQILEALKRA; encoded by the coding sequence ATGAACAAAGTTTGCTTAGTATCTATCGTGACGTTAATGACAGGTCTATTGGCCGTATCGGCTCAGGCAGAGGAAGTGAAATTAGCTGTCGTTGATATGCAAGTGGTATTACAAAAAGCTCCACAGATTGCCAAAATTAATGATGCATTAACTCGTCAATTTAAAGGTCGGCAAGATAGTATCGTCAAAGAGCAAAACCAATTACGCAAAGAAGCTGAAAATTTACAAAAAAATGCAGCAGTCATGAAAGCGGCGGATCGAAGTGCCTTAGAAAATAAGCTCATGACCGATGAGAATAAGGTTAAATCGATGGTTGCCTCTTTTCAAAGTGATTTATCTAAACAACAAAGTGAATCATTACATAGTTTTAGCCAGCAACTAGATAGTGTAGTGAGTAAAGTAGCTGCGCAATCGGGTTATGATTTAGTCATTCAAAAAGGTAGCACCTTATATGCTAAAAATAATCTGGATATAACACAGCAAATTTTAGAGGCACTAAAAAGAGCTTAA
- the fabZ gene encoding 3-hydroxyacyl-ACP dehydratase FabZ has translation MSDIMDIQEILSYLPQRYPILMIDKVISIVPGKSIVAIKNVTVNEPYFLGHFPGNPIMPGVLILEAMAQATGILALHANRERKEGFLYLFAGIDNARFKRPVVPGDQLLIEAEVLKVKGNIWKCKVTAKVDNELVCEAELMGAGRKC, from the coding sequence ATGAGCGACATTATGGATATCCAAGAAATACTATCTTATTTACCGCAGCGTTATCCTATTTTAATGATCGATAAAGTCATTTCAATAGTACCCGGTAAATCGATAGTGGCGATAAAAAATGTAACCGTTAATGAGCCCTATTTCTTAGGCCATTTTCCTGGTAATCCTATTATGCCAGGCGTCCTTATTCTAGAAGCTATGGCGCAAGCAACAGGTATACTCGCTTTACATGCGAATAGAGAACGTAAAGAAGGTTTTTTATATCTTTTTGCAGGCATTGATAATGCGCGCTTTAAACGACCGGTAGTTCCTGGCGATCAATTACTGATCGAAGCAGAAGTATTAAAAGTCAAAGGTAATATTTGGAAATGTAAAGTCACTGCAAAAGTAGACAATGAATTAGTCTGTGAGGCAGAACTCATGGGTGCTGGGAGAAAATGCTAA